One window of Paenibacillus sp. FSL K6-3182 genomic DNA carries:
- a CDS encoding DUF2273 domain-containing protein — MWREFWNIYQKRMIGAAIGLFFGLLYLFVGFWDMLFVGLLVSIGYWIGLQKETSDGPIFPWQRLWYSLLERFRPFK; from the coding sequence ATGTGGAGGGAATTCTGGAACATCTATCAGAAGCGTATGATTGGCGCAGCGATAGGGCTGTTTTTCGGATTGCTATATTTGTTTGTCGGTTTTTGGGACATGCTTTTTGTAGGGCTGCTCGTCTCAATCGGTTATTGGATCGGCTTACAAAAAGAAACAAGCGACGGACCTATTTTTCCATGGCAGCGGCTTTGGTATTCGTTGTTGGAAAGATTTCGACCGTTTAAATGA
- the amaP gene encoding alkaline shock response membrane anchor protein AmaP, with product MIKVVDKLLLFLYSIVIGCLSVFLLSIGFGWISRDLLNDLIGDLYRIDSIQITLAVVGVILFILSLRFFVVSLYRGSATAPSIDQRTDFGDIRISLETIENLTLKAASRQRGVKDLRARIRATDAGLDIVIRAVVDGESSIPVLTEEIQRTVKEHVEDIAGIPVTNVAVYVANIIQTGTFKSRVE from the coding sequence ATGATTAAGGTCGTGGACAAGCTGCTTTTGTTTTTGTATAGCATCGTGATTGGATGTTTATCCGTTTTTCTGCTATCCATAGGATTTGGCTGGATATCGCGAGATTTATTAAACGATTTAATAGGCGATTTATATCGTATCGACTCCATTCAAATTACGCTCGCAGTTGTCGGAGTCATCCTATTCATTCTTAGCCTAAGGTTTTTTGTCGTATCTCTTTATCGCGGATCAGCTACTGCTCCGTCAATTGATCAAAGGACTGATTTCGGAGATATACGCATCTCTCTTGAAACCATTGAAAATTTGACATTGAAAGCAGCATCGCGCCAGCGCGGCGTTAAGGACTTGCGTGCGCGCATTCGGGCAACGGATGCTGGACTTGATATCGTAATACGCGCTGTAGTAGATGGAGAAAGCTCCATACCGGTGCTTACGGAAGAGATTCAACGTACGGTGAAAGAGCATGTAGAGGATATTGCCGGTATACCCGTAACGAACGTTGCGGTATATGTTGCGAACATCATTCAAACGGGGACATTTAAGAGTCGCGTGGAATAG
- a CDS encoding Asp23/Gls24 family envelope stress response protein, giving the protein MSTIAAEYEKTDIGTIQIAPEVIEVIAGLATIEVDGVAGMSGGFAGGIVELLGRKNLSKGVKVEVGQREAAVDVSIIVEYGNRIPEIASEIQRNVKRSIEMMTGLHVVEVNVHIHDVHFKTPDKPEEEEVLHRVK; this is encoded by the coding sequence ATGAGTACGATAGCTGCGGAGTATGAGAAAACGGACATTGGCACGATTCAAATTGCACCTGAAGTCATCGAAGTTATCGCTGGATTAGCTACGATTGAAGTGGATGGAGTCGCTGGAATGAGCGGCGGATTTGCAGGAGGCATCGTAGAGCTTCTTGGACGCAAAAATTTATCCAAAGGTGTTAAAGTTGAAGTGGGTCAGCGTGAAGCTGCGGTAGATGTATCCATTATCGTTGAGTACGGCAACCGTATTCCGGAGATCGCTTCGGAAATTCAACGTAATGTGAAACGTTCTATCGAGATGATGACGGGACTCCACGTTGTTGAAGTGAACGTACATATTCACGATGTACATTTCAAGACGCCTGATAAACCGGAAGAAGAAGAAGTGCTGCACCGAGTTAAATAA
- the accC gene encoding acetyl-CoA carboxylase biotin carboxylase subunit — translation MKFHKILIANRGEIAVRIIRACRELGISTVAVYSEADRDSLHVRLADEAYCIGPTASKDSYLNLTNIMSVATITECDAIHPGYGFLAENADFAEICESCNITFIGPSPEAINKMGDKAVAKLTMRTADVPIIPGSDGLVENMDEAIRVAREIGYPVIIKATAGGGGKGIRIADDETTLVAQITTAQQEAQKAFGNAGVYLEKYLTGMKHVEIQIMADKHGNAVHLFERDCSVQRRRQKLVEEAPCSVLTPELRDKMGQAAVRAALAVNYSGAGTLEFLLGPDEKFYFMEMNTRIQVEHPVTEMITNVDLIKEMISVAEGNPLSFSQSDLKITGWSIECRINAEDSERNFMPSPGLIPFYLPPGGAGVRVDSAVYPGYTISPHYDSMIAKLIVWGSTREEAIARMKRALSEFAIDGIRTTIPFHLKLLNHPKFVSGNFDIKFLEEHDINAPE, via the coding sequence GTGAAATTTCACAAAATATTAATTGCAAACCGCGGTGAGATTGCTGTACGTATCATTCGCGCTTGCCGCGAGTTAGGTATTAGCACTGTTGCCGTTTATTCCGAAGCGGATCGTGATTCGCTTCATGTACGGTTAGCCGATGAAGCCTATTGTATCGGGCCCACGGCATCTAAAGACAGCTATTTAAACTTAACGAATATTATGAGCGTAGCTACAATAACCGAGTGTGATGCTATACATCCAGGTTATGGTTTTCTAGCTGAAAACGCTGACTTTGCTGAAATATGCGAATCATGCAATATCACCTTCATCGGGCCATCGCCGGAAGCCATTAATAAAATGGGCGACAAAGCGGTCGCTAAGCTGACGATGAGAACGGCTGATGTGCCAATCATTCCGGGTTCTGATGGTCTTGTTGAGAATATGGATGAAGCTATCCGTGTCGCTCGCGAAATCGGCTACCCCGTAATTATTAAAGCAACAGCGGGCGGCGGAGGCAAAGGCATCCGAATTGCGGATGACGAGACAACGCTAGTAGCGCAAATTACGACTGCACAGCAGGAAGCTCAAAAGGCTTTCGGAAATGCGGGCGTTTATCTGGAAAAATATTTGACGGGCATGAAGCACGTTGAAATTCAAATTATGGCTGACAAGCATGGCAATGCTGTTCATTTATTCGAACGTGATTGCTCTGTGCAGCGCAGACGCCAGAAGCTCGTCGAAGAGGCGCCTTGTTCTGTTCTTACTCCTGAACTACGGGATAAGATGGGACAAGCAGCTGTTCGCGCAGCTTTAGCTGTAAATTACTCAGGTGCAGGAACATTAGAGTTTCTACTTGGCCCTGATGAGAAGTTCTACTTTATGGAAATGAATACGCGTATCCAAGTTGAGCATCCCGTAACGGAGATGATCACTAACGTGGATTTAATTAAAGAAATGATTTCTGTAGCAGAGGGCAATCCACTTTCGTTCTCACAAAGTGATCTGAAAATTACTGGCTGGTCCATCGAGTGCCGGATTAACGCAGAGGATTCCGAAAGGAACTTTATGCCTTCTCCTGGCCTGATTCCCTTTTACTTGCCGCCAGGCGGCGCGGGTGTACGTGTGGATAGCGCAGTTTACCCTGGCTATACGATTTCACCGCATTACGATTCGATGATTGCTAAGCTTATCGTTTGGGGCTCAACCCGCGAAGAAGCCATTGCAAGAATGAAACGGGCATTGTCTGAATTCGCTATTGATGGCATTCGGACAACCATTCCTTTCCATTTGAAGCTGCTGAATCACCCGAAATTCGTAAGCGGAAACTTCGACATTAAGTTTCTTGAGGAGCACGATATTAACGCTCCTGAATGA